A stretch of Macadamia integrifolia cultivar HAES 741 chromosome 7, SCU_Mint_v3, whole genome shotgun sequence DNA encodes these proteins:
- the LOC122083079 gene encoding probable magnesium transporter NIPA6, producing MFTSLTILASAIMFKDWSGQSASSIASELCGFITVLSGTTVLHSTREPDPSPITDSYTPLSPKISWHVNGELWKQKDDEGLPPDFVTIIQQDYFT from the exons ATGTTCACTTCTCTCACTATTCTTGCAAGTGCCATAATGTTTAAG GATTGGTCTGGTCAGAGTGCAAGTAGTATTGCATCAGAACTCTGTGGATTCATCACTGTGCTCTCTGGGACCACTGTATTGCACAGCACAAGAGAACCAGATCCATCTCCTATTACAG ATTCATATACTCCACTTTCACCCAAAATATCGTGGCATGTCAACGGGGAATTATGGAAGCAGAAGGATGATGAGGGGCTGCCCCCTGATTTTGTTACTATTATTCAGCAAGACTACTTCACCTAG